One window of Robiginitalea biformata HTCC2501 genomic DNA carries:
- a CDS encoding TIM barrel protein, with the protein MKLSKDQIASLNKDAAGGQKSAYEFLSEALETSGHDVGDLTRQIADFQIAIPSWALGAGGTRFGRFSMPGEPRNLEEKLADVGLLHALTGAAGAISLHIPWDTPEDYKAVREQAEEAGLVFDAMNSNTFQDQKGAGETYKFGSLSNSSEASRQQAVEHNLEVIRIGENLGSKSLTVWLADGANFPGQRNFQRALDRTADSLEKIYAALPEDWKLFIEYKPYEPNFYSTVIQDWGTSFMLANHCGPKAYTLVDLGHHLPNTNIEQIVATLMYKGKLGGFHFNDSKYGDDDLTVGSIKPYALFLIFNELVYGIRNNPDNPYPAWMIDASHNTKDPLEDLIQSLEAIREAYAKALLVDQKALESAQMEHDVVRCQEILQDAYRTDVRPLLRQARLLTGAAIDPIGAYRKLDVRRHLTDQRGRETVATGL; encoded by the coding sequence ATGAAGCTATCCAAAGACCAGATTGCATCCCTCAACAAAGATGCGGCCGGCGGACAGAAGTCCGCTTACGAATTCCTATCTGAAGCCCTGGAAACATCCGGTCACGACGTCGGGGACCTTACCCGTCAGATCGCAGATTTCCAGATTGCCATCCCGAGTTGGGCGCTGGGAGCCGGGGGAACGCGCTTTGGGCGGTTCTCCATGCCGGGCGAGCCTCGGAACCTGGAGGAGAAGTTGGCCGATGTCGGCCTGTTGCACGCCCTGACAGGGGCTGCGGGGGCTATTTCCCTGCACATCCCCTGGGACACCCCCGAAGACTACAAGGCTGTCCGGGAGCAGGCAGAAGAGGCCGGTCTGGTATTCGACGCCATGAATTCCAATACGTTCCAGGACCAGAAAGGTGCCGGGGAAACCTATAAATTCGGGTCCCTGAGCAACAGCTCGGAAGCTTCCCGCCAACAAGCCGTCGAACACAACCTGGAAGTTATCCGGATCGGCGAAAACCTCGGCTCTAAAAGCCTGACCGTCTGGTTGGCCGACGGGGCCAATTTTCCGGGGCAGCGCAATTTCCAACGGGCTTTGGACCGCACGGCAGACAGCCTGGAAAAGATCTACGCGGCCCTGCCCGAAGATTGGAAGCTGTTTATCGAATACAAACCCTACGAACCGAATTTCTACAGCACGGTCATCCAGGACTGGGGCACCTCGTTTATGCTCGCCAACCACTGCGGGCCCAAAGCCTATACCCTGGTAGACCTGGGGCACCACCTGCCCAATACGAACATCGAACAGATTGTGGCTACCCTTATGTACAAGGGCAAGCTGGGCGGGTTCCACTTCAATGACAGTAAATACGGGGACGACGACCTGACCGTGGGGAGCATCAAGCCCTACGCCCTCTTTTTGATTTTCAACGAATTAGTCTACGGCATCCGCAACAACCCGGACAACCCGTATCCCGCCTGGATGATCGACGCAAGCCACAATACCAAGGACCCGCTCGAAGACCTGATCCAATCGCTGGAAGCGATCCGTGAGGCCTATGCGAAAGCGCTGTTGGTAGACCAAAAAGCCCTGGAATCGGCGCAGATGGAACACGACGTGGTCCGTTGCCAGGAAATCCTGCAGGATGCCTACCGTACGGATGTCCGTCCGCTGCTGCGCCAGGCGCGCCTGCTAACCGGGGCGGCAATCGACCCGATCGGCGCCTACCGCAAACTGGATGTTCGCAGGCACCTGACCGACCAGCGGGGGAGGGAAACCGTAGCAACCGGACTTTGA
- a CDS encoding purine-cytosine permease family protein, translating into MTQFDIDEQIEELAGGEFERQPVPQSRLKSWKSFLGMYAGEHAAGTEFVIGPLFLTTGVSAFDLIIGLLVGNLLAVLSWRYLTAEIAVKHRLTLYYHLEKICGKKLVVGYNLANGILFCFLAGAMITVSATAVGVPFDMAMPKLTDTMPNSLTWVLIVLVIGAVISLIAARGYETVSKAANWMSPVIVLAFVACGVVALGQLGIGSFGEFWEIWGEGSEPFPGQIKYTFWHVVLWSWFANAAMHIGMSDLSVFRFAKKASSGWTTAAGMYVGHYMAWIAAALLYAVYLRTPEAQELLGLGQAPTVAPGPLAYNAIGVFGIIAVVLAGWTTANPTIYRAGLAFQAILPKLSTFWVTILAGGVATAAGLFPAFAMKLLDFVALYGFILAPVGAVIAFEHFFGKRAGIVPNYAEYHNLGINRAVLLAWIISAGGFYLLSVTQGIFLSFLTLPAWILSGLLFLWLSRMAHVKPGAAAAG; encoded by the coding sequence ATGACGCAATTCGACATAGATGAACAAATCGAGGAACTCGCCGGGGGCGAATTCGAACGACAACCCGTTCCCCAATCCCGGCTGAAGAGCTGGAAGAGTTTTCTGGGCATGTATGCCGGGGAACACGCGGCGGGCACAGAGTTTGTAATCGGCCCGTTATTCCTGACTACAGGGGTCAGCGCCTTTGACCTGATCATCGGCTTGCTCGTGGGCAACCTGCTCGCCGTTCTCAGCTGGCGGTACCTGACCGCCGAGATTGCCGTGAAACACCGGCTGACGCTCTATTACCACCTGGAGAAGATTTGCGGCAAGAAACTGGTGGTGGGCTACAACCTGGCTAACGGCATCCTCTTCTGTTTCCTGGCCGGGGCCATGATCACCGTCTCGGCCACCGCGGTGGGTGTGCCCTTCGACATGGCCATGCCCAAACTCACCGATACGATGCCGAACAGCCTCACCTGGGTCCTCATCGTGCTGGTGATCGGGGCAGTCATCTCCCTGATCGCGGCCAGGGGGTATGAAACGGTTTCCAAGGCTGCCAACTGGATGTCCCCGGTAATCGTACTGGCGTTTGTCGCTTGCGGGGTGGTAGCCCTCGGACAATTGGGCATCGGCTCGTTCGGGGAATTCTGGGAAATCTGGGGCGAAGGCTCCGAACCGTTCCCCGGCCAGATAAAATACACCTTCTGGCACGTGGTACTCTGGTCCTGGTTCGCCAATGCTGCCATGCATATCGGGATGTCCGACCTGTCCGTCTTCCGGTTCGCCAAAAAAGCGAGTAGCGGCTGGACCACGGCAGCCGGGATGTATGTGGGGCATTATATGGCCTGGATTGCCGCTGCGCTCCTGTATGCCGTTTACCTTCGGACGCCGGAAGCCCAGGAATTGCTAGGGCTCGGACAGGCTCCGACCGTGGCTCCCGGGCCCCTGGCCTACAATGCCATCGGGGTATTCGGTATCATAGCCGTGGTACTGGCCGGATGGACCACTGCCAACCCAACCATCTACCGGGCCGGCCTGGCCTTCCAGGCCATCCTCCCGAAATTGTCCACCTTCTGGGTGACCATCCTGGCCGGGGGGGTCGCCACAGCCGCCGGATTGTTCCCGGCATTCGCCATGAAATTACTGGATTTTGTAGCCCTCTATGGCTTTATCCTCGCCCCGGTGGGCGCGGTGATCGCCTTTGAGCACTTTTTCGGGAAACGGGCGGGTATCGTCCCCAATTATGCAGAATACCATAACCTGGGCATTAACCGGGCCGTCCTCCTTGCCTGGATCATCAGTGCAGGCGGCTTCTACCTGCTTTCCGTCACCCAGGGGATCTTCCTTTCCTTCCTGACACTCCCGGCCTGGATCCTGAGCGGCCTGTTGTTCCTGTGGCTGAGCCGGATGGCACATGTAAAGCCCGGGGCCGCCGCAGCGGGATAA
- a CDS encoding alpha-L-rhamnosidase, with translation MHRTFNSHFLALVALLFLAFSLPAQVSVDSLKTEYLDRPLGLDEAKPRFSWQLQADGADRGIFQQAYRIRVIDPAGTQVWDSGRREDGHSLNIVYAGQPLQPKTRYTWNVTVWDRDNREHTSHSWFETGIMDPDPESPGWRGASWIGGGPEDLQLYAHYLSVFQLEYGLQLDAASESTRAAFLLGANDPRLMDEDLNLQGVASGPDGHYISFELDTRGLLQGDGPAQLHVFRVGYDTGDSPDTPFKTLDIPEGLVNRQNMYDPHRIYLKCNFGIFQVFIDGEDDAHDISKSEGGGSRFGPQGFNVNPVGSGNNYISFPMLADIGFHMRPGQQAVFTGISVKNFRAPANELFGESPDGDSYTGIFSDQLNDNFRTGPQGWVARGDSDGLLVTANPSHDAVPMLRSSFTLEDKPVARARIYATARGIYELYLNGERVGDYYFTPGLTQYNKHHQYQVYDVTDRIRPASENVLGGWLSEGWWGGNITYSGENWNFFGDRPSLRALLEVTYEDGSQAVVATSPDTWELYTEGPVRYGSYFQGEVYDARREAEIAGWAAPGFDARGWKPAREVSLEGTTFPGLDYSNLQLIAQIGLPPAVVKTLVAQTREEVRPGVYVYDMGQNMVGFPEIRIRNGQAGDTVILRYAEVRYPELPEYEGNEGMVMMENIRAALTQDMYILKGGDEVIRPRFTFHGYRFVELTGPVRAPASQDVKGLVVSSIRHLDSSYETSDELINRFWENITWSLRANFLSIPTDTPARNERMGWSGDINVFSQAATYLAGVAPFLSRHLLAMRGIQREDGRFTDVAPVGGGFGGTLWGSAGMILPWEVYQQYGDTRILEDHYEAMAEYLEFLESRIDPETGRLEEGPLGDWLSPEGSKNDNTLLWAAYHAYDLKIMAEIAKILGREQDAARYRQRYEERKAYFNENYVDPETFQTVHSGYEGRMFGPPPAGYQAPKPGDPVDTQASYAIPLNFGIFNETYAKPAAERLARTVRRENTDDTGAARPSYSLMTGFIGTASINHALSGSGYDAEAYRLLRQRDYPSWLYPVVNGATTIWERLNSYTVEDGFGGNNSMNSFNHYSFGAVASWMYNHSLGIRRDPGHPGFKEFILAPTPDPDNELQFARGYYDSPYGRIASSWTQQPGAVDYEFTVPANTTATLILQAESPKQVTESGRRLKRSEGIIDISDTGNQVRMRLASGTYRFRVED, from the coding sequence ATGCACCGCACATTCAATTCGCATTTTCTCGCCCTGGTCGCCCTGTTGTTTCTGGCCTTTTCCCTCCCGGCGCAAGTGTCCGTGGACAGCTTGAAGACCGAATACCTCGACCGCCCATTGGGGCTGGACGAGGCGAAACCCCGATTTTCCTGGCAATTACAGGCTGATGGCGCAGATCGCGGTATCTTCCAGCAAGCTTACCGGATCCGCGTAATCGATCCGGCGGGAACACAGGTTTGGGATTCTGGTCGGCGCGAAGATGGGCATTCGCTGAATATCGTGTATGCCGGGCAGCCACTTCAGCCTAAAACCCGGTATACATGGAACGTCACGGTATGGGACCGGGATAACCGGGAGCACACCTCCCATAGCTGGTTCGAGACCGGGATTATGGACCCCGACCCGGAATCTCCCGGGTGGCGGGGGGCATCCTGGATTGGCGGCGGTCCGGAGGACCTGCAACTCTACGCACATTACCTCTCGGTTTTCCAGCTCGAATATGGCCTGCAGCTGGATGCGGCTTCCGAAAGCACCCGGGCAGCTTTCCTGCTGGGGGCCAACGACCCGCGCCTGATGGACGAGGACCTGAACCTGCAGGGGGTGGCATCAGGCCCCGATGGTCATTATATCAGCTTTGAGCTGGACACTCGCGGGCTCCTTCAGGGGGACGGCCCCGCACAATTGCACGTTTTTCGGGTAGGCTACGATACGGGAGACTCCCCGGATACGCCGTTTAAAACGCTCGATATCCCCGAGGGCCTGGTGAACAGGCAGAACATGTACGACCCGCACCGGATCTACCTGAAATGCAATTTTGGCATCTTCCAGGTATTTATCGACGGGGAGGACGATGCGCACGACATTTCGAAATCCGAAGGGGGAGGGAGCCGGTTTGGCCCGCAGGGGTTCAATGTAAATCCTGTTGGATCCGGGAACAACTACATCAGTTTTCCGATGCTCGCGGATATTGGGTTCCACATGCGTCCCGGGCAGCAGGCCGTGTTTACGGGTATATCCGTTAAAAACTTCCGGGCCCCCGCCAATGAATTGTTCGGTGAAAGCCCCGATGGGGATTCGTATACAGGTATTTTTTCTGACCAGCTCAACGATAATTTTCGAACCGGCCCGCAAGGCTGGGTGGCCCGCGGGGATAGCGACGGCCTGCTGGTAACCGCCAACCCGAGCCACGATGCCGTTCCCATGCTGCGCAGCAGTTTTACCCTGGAAGACAAACCGGTAGCCAGGGCCCGGATCTATGCTACGGCCCGCGGGATATACGAGCTTTATTTAAACGGAGAACGGGTAGGGGATTATTACTTCACCCCCGGCCTGACGCAATACAACAAACACCACCAGTATCAGGTGTACGATGTTACCGACCGGATACGGCCGGCATCGGAAAATGTACTGGGCGGGTGGCTCAGTGAAGGCTGGTGGGGCGGCAACATCACCTATAGCGGCGAGAACTGGAATTTCTTTGGAGACCGACCTTCCCTCAGAGCCCTGCTGGAAGTCACTTATGAAGACGGATCCCAGGCTGTAGTGGCCACCTCCCCGGATACCTGGGAACTATATACGGAAGGCCCGGTTCGGTATGGCAGTTATTTTCAGGGCGAAGTCTACGATGCCCGGCGGGAAGCGGAAATCGCCGGCTGGGCCGCCCCGGGCTTTGACGCCCGCGGGTGGAAGCCTGCCCGGGAGGTGTCCCTGGAGGGCACCACCTTCCCGGGGCTCGACTATTCAAATTTACAGCTGATCGCGCAGATCGGGTTGCCGCCCGCCGTGGTGAAGACACTCGTGGCCCAAACCCGGGAAGAAGTCCGGCCCGGGGTTTACGTATACGATATGGGGCAGAACATGGTAGGCTTTCCGGAAATCCGGATCCGTAATGGACAGGCCGGGGATACTGTGATTCTGCGGTATGCCGAGGTGCGGTATCCGGAATTGCCGGAGTACGAAGGGAACGAAGGGATGGTCATGATGGAGAACATCCGGGCAGCCCTGACCCAGGATATGTATATACTAAAAGGCGGGGATGAGGTTATCCGGCCGCGTTTCACGTTCCATGGATACCGGTTTGTGGAATTGACGGGGCCTGTCCGGGCCCCTGCCAGCCAGGACGTTAAAGGTCTGGTTGTCAGCTCCATCCGGCACCTGGATTCCTCCTATGAAACATCGGACGAACTCATCAACCGCTTCTGGGAAAACATCACCTGGTCGCTTCGCGCCAATTTCCTATCGATACCCACCGATACGCCGGCCCGGAACGAACGCATGGGCTGGAGCGGGGACATCAACGTATTTTCCCAGGCAGCCACCTACCTGGCCGGGGTGGCCCCCTTCCTGTCGCGCCACCTGCTCGCTATGCGGGGTATCCAGCGGGAGGACGGACGGTTTACCGACGTGGCCCCGGTTGGAGGCGGATTCGGGGGGACGCTTTGGGGAAGCGCAGGGATGATACTTCCCTGGGAGGTATACCAACAGTATGGGGATACGCGCATCCTGGAGGATCACTACGAGGCCATGGCCGAGTACCTGGAATTCCTGGAATCCCGGATAGACCCGGAAACCGGGCGCCTGGAAGAAGGACCCCTGGGCGACTGGCTGAGCCCGGAGGGCAGCAAAAACGACAATACGCTGCTCTGGGCAGCCTACCACGCCTACGACCTGAAAATCATGGCGGAAATTGCTAAGATCCTCGGCAGGGAGCAGGATGCCGCCCGCTATCGGCAGCGCTATGAGGAGCGCAAAGCGTATTTTAACGAAAACTATGTGGACCCGGAAACGTTTCAAACGGTACACTCCGGCTATGAAGGCCGGATGTTCGGTCCGCCGCCTGCCGGCTACCAGGCCCCGAAACCCGGTGACCCTGTGGATACACAGGCTTCGTATGCCATCCCGCTCAATTTCGGGATATTCAACGAAACCTACGCCAAACCGGCAGCCGAGAGGCTCGCCCGGACGGTCCGTCGCGAAAACACGGATGATACCGGGGCCGCCCGCCCGTCCTATTCGCTCATGACCGGGTTTATCGGAACCGCGTCCATCAACCACGCCCTGTCCGGGAGCGGTTATGATGCAGAAGCCTACCGGTTGCTCCGCCAGCGCGACTATCCGTCCTGGCTCTACCCGGTGGTCAACGGGGCCACCACCATCTGGGAACGGTTGAATTCCTATACGGTGGAAGACGGTTTCGGGGGAAATAACAGTATGAACTCCTTCAACCATTATTCGTTCGGGGCAGTGGCCTCCTGGATGTACAACCACTCCCTGGGAATCCGTCGCGATCCCGGGCACCCCGGATTCAAAGAGTTTATCCTGGCCCCAACGCCGGACCCGGATAACGAACTGCAGTTTGCCAGGGGATATTACGACAGCCCGTACGGCCGCATTGCAAGCAGCTGGACACAGCAACCGGGGGCCGTGGACTATGAGTTTACCGTACCGGCCAATACGACTGCTACGCTCATCCTGCAGGCGGAATCGCCAAAACAGGTAACCGAAAGCGGCCGGAGGCTCAAACGCAGCGAAGGGATTATAGATATCTCGGATACCGGCAACCAGGTGCGGATGAGGCTGGCTTCCGGCACCTACCGCTTCCGGGTGGAGGACTGA
- a CDS encoding FGGY-family carbohydrate kinase yields MERTLTAVFDIGKTNKKFFLFDPEFREVYRQYERLPLTADEDGHPAEDLEALVAWMRRVLVDALKSGKPIGTLNFSSYGASLVHLDGDGRVLTPLYNYTRPMPAEIEDAFYAAYGPEDVFGRITGTSRSGMLNSGLQLYWLKQARPGVFKRIRHSLHLPQYLSYVFTGRLLSEYTSIGCHTALWDYENQAYHPWVRNEKIDRLLPPIVPADAISTGEVAGHTLRIGPGIHDSSAALLPYLESIRKPFILLSTGTWSIALNAFTDGRPGAGDRDRDCIHYMRIDGRPVKASRLFLGNEFGVQLDALSRHYGVPRDRYREVTFDRNLYRQIRNAFVPAFRWTSLDTRNCPPATRWPHQTYEAAYHQLVYELCLLQEAHIRHIVGDSGIKRLYIDGGFSDNEVFVETLAQRIQPMRIRTTDASLGSALGAALAVSGKGIPKGFLKHHYALKKHKPLILS; encoded by the coding sequence ATGGAACGCACGCTAACCGCCGTTTTCGACATTGGGAAGACGAACAAGAAATTCTTCCTGTTCGACCCCGAATTCCGGGAAGTATACCGGCAGTACGAGCGGTTACCCCTGACGGCGGACGAGGACGGACACCCCGCAGAAGACCTGGAAGCCCTGGTGGCCTGGATGCGCCGGGTCCTGGTAGACGCCCTTAAATCCGGCAAGCCCATAGGCACACTGAATTTTTCGAGCTACGGCGCCAGTCTGGTCCACCTGGATGGAGACGGCAGGGTACTCACCCCCCTGTACAATTATACCAGGCCCATGCCGGCTGAAATAGAAGATGCATTTTATGCCGCCTATGGCCCTGAAGATGTATTCGGCAGGATCACGGGCACCTCCCGTTCCGGCATGCTCAACTCCGGGCTGCAGCTGTACTGGCTGAAACAGGCCCGGCCCGGGGTTTTCAAAAGAATCCGGCACAGCCTGCACCTGCCCCAGTACCTCAGCTATGTTTTTACGGGGCGTCTGCTGAGCGAATACACCAGCATCGGGTGTCATACGGCCCTCTGGGATTACGAAAATCAGGCGTACCACCCCTGGGTCCGGAATGAAAAAATCGATCGGTTGCTGCCGCCCATCGTACCTGCCGATGCAATTTCCACCGGGGAGGTGGCGGGACATACCTTGCGCATCGGCCCGGGGATCCACGACAGTTCAGCTGCCCTGCTCCCCTATCTGGAAAGTATCCGCAAACCTTTTATTCTCCTCTCTACAGGAACCTGGAGCATTGCCCTGAACGCGTTCACGGACGGCAGGCCAGGTGCAGGAGACAGGGATCGTGACTGCATCCATTACATGCGGATTGACGGCAGGCCCGTCAAGGCGTCCCGGTTGTTCCTCGGGAATGAGTTCGGGGTGCAACTGGATGCCCTCTCCCGTCACTACGGCGTTCCCCGGGACCGGTACCGGGAAGTGACTTTTGACCGCAATCTCTACCGGCAGATCCGAAACGCATTTGTTCCCGCGTTCCGCTGGACAAGCCTGGATACCCGCAACTGCCCGCCCGCCACACGGTGGCCCCACCAAACCTACGAGGCGGCATACCACCAGCTCGTTTACGAACTCTGCCTGTTGCAGGAAGCGCATATCCGGCATATCGTCGGGGACTCAGGGATCAAAAGGTTATACATCGACGGCGGCTTCAGCGATAACGAAGTTTTTGTGGAAACCCTCGCCCAACGGATACAACCCATGCGGATCCGCACCACGGATGCCTCCCTGGGATCTGCCCTGGGCGCTGCCCTGGCGGTTTCCGGTAAAGGCATACCGAAAGGGTTCCTCAAGCATCATTACGCCTTAAAAAAACACAAACCCCTGATCCTTTCCTGA
- a CDS encoding alpha-hydroxy acid oxidase: protein MDFDTRYPSIESLREKAQRRMPAFAFEYLDGGCNEDINLHRNTEELREVQLEPRYIRKTGEIDTSCELFGHRYDMPLGVAPVGLQGLMWPNAPEILARAALRHNLPFILSTVTTTDIERAAELTEGRAWFQLYNPVDPEIRQDIIRRAGDAGCPVLVLLCDVPTFGYRPRDIKNGLALPPKMSLTNILQVLGKPRWALQTLRYGQPTFETVKPYMPGGMNLRQLGAFMNRTFSGLLDAEKIKPIRDQWKGKLVLKGVASEWDAQQAVQLGFDGIIVSNHGGRQLDAGESTIRPLARLAANYRDKLTVMVDSGLRSGPDVARAMACGADFTFMGRSFMYGVGALGAKGGDHTMSMLKTQFRQVMDQLCCERVEDLPKHLVI, encoded by the coding sequence ATGGATTTTGACACCCGTTACCCGTCCATCGAATCCCTGCGCGAAAAAGCGCAACGCCGGATGCCGGCCTTTGCCTTCGAATACCTGGACGGGGGCTGCAATGAAGATATCAACCTCCACAGGAATACCGAGGAGCTCCGGGAAGTACAGCTGGAGCCCCGCTATATCCGGAAAACCGGTGAAATTGATACGAGTTGCGAGCTCTTTGGGCACCGGTACGACATGCCCCTGGGGGTTGCGCCGGTAGGCCTGCAGGGCCTTATGTGGCCCAACGCCCCCGAAATCCTGGCCCGGGCGGCCCTGAGGCACAACCTGCCCTTTATCCTGAGTACCGTCACAACCACCGATATCGAACGGGCAGCCGAACTCACCGAAGGGCGGGCCTGGTTCCAGCTCTATAACCCGGTAGATCCCGAGATCCGGCAGGATATCATCCGGCGCGCCGGCGATGCGGGCTGCCCGGTCCTGGTGCTCCTTTGCGATGTTCCCACCTTTGGCTACCGGCCCCGGGACATCAAAAACGGGTTGGCACTCCCACCAAAAATGTCCTTGACAAACATCCTCCAGGTCCTGGGCAAACCGCGCTGGGCCCTGCAAACCCTCAGGTACGGCCAGCCGACGTTTGAAACGGTGAAACCCTATATGCCGGGCGGGATGAACCTGCGGCAACTCGGTGCCTTTATGAACCGGACGTTTTCCGGGCTTTTGGATGCCGAAAAAATCAAACCCATCCGCGACCAGTGGAAGGGGAAGCTGGTCCTCAAAGGCGTGGCTTCCGAATGGGATGCGCAGCAGGCCGTGCAACTCGGCTTTGACGGCATCATTGTCTCCAACCACGGCGGCCGACAACTGGACGCGGGCGAATCGACGATCCGCCCGCTGGCGCGCCTGGCAGCCAATTACCGCGACAAACTCACGGTGATGGTGGACAGCGGGCTGCGCTCCGGTCCGGATGTGGCGCGGGCCATGGCCTGCGGGGCCGATTTTACTTTTATGGGCCGCTCCTTTATGTACGGGGTCGGTGCCCTCGGGGCAAAAGGGGGCGACCATACCATGTCCATGTTGAAAACCCAGTTCCGCCAGGTGATGGACCAGCTCTGCTGTGAACGGGTGGAGGACCTCCCGAAACATTTGGTCATATAA
- a CDS encoding bifunctional rhamnulose-1-phosphate aldolase/short-chain dehydrogenase, with translation MKTKTFKHVDYLWDEQEAAKLGDDQVALFLYRSNILGSDLRITNYGGGNTSCKTIEKDPLTGTETEVMWIKGSGGDIGTLTRAGIAGLYTDRLRSLKNVYGGLQDEDRMVGLFNHCIFDLDSRAPSIDTPLHGLLPFKHIDHLHPDALIAVAAAEDSEKVTREIWGDTMGWVPWQRPGFDLGLQLEKCLEENPGIRGIVLGSHGLFTWGDTSYDCYVNSLEVIEMASEYIAGKIEEQGQVFGGQKVAPLPADKRKDQAALLMPLLRGLCSSHRRMIGHFNDSEPVLEFAGSRDLGRLAPMGTSCPDHFLRTKIQPLVLELAPDEDLTDPEATLAKLEPAFEQYRREYAEYYETCKRENSPAMRDPNPVIILYPGVGMFSFSKDKQTTRVASEFYINAINVMRGAEAISAYTSLPRQEAFDIEYWLLEEAKLQRMPKPKVLSGKVALVTGSGGGIGKAIADKLAAEGANIVLTDIAEDRLKEALGTYKRDQAVSAVCDVTSRNSIRDAFKKATLAFGGVDIVVHSAGLAISKPLNETTEKDWDLLQDVLVKGQFELAQEATGIMRKQGLGGDFISIASKNGLVAGPNNVGYGTAKAAQQHMVRLLAAELGPEKIRVNTVNPDGVIVGSKIWEGKWAEGRAKAYGIEVEELPAFYAKRNLMNEIIYPEDIAAGVFSLVGILEKSTGNIINVDGGMANAFTR, from the coding sequence ATGAAAACGAAAACCTTCAAACACGTGGACTACCTCTGGGACGAACAGGAAGCAGCCAAACTCGGCGACGACCAGGTGGCACTATTCCTGTACCGTTCAAACATCCTGGGGTCCGATCTGCGGATCACCAACTACGGCGGGGGAAACACCAGCTGCAAGACCATCGAAAAAGACCCGCTTACCGGGACTGAAACGGAGGTGATGTGGATCAAGGGCTCCGGCGGGGATATCGGGACGCTTACGCGCGCCGGTATTGCCGGGCTTTATACGGACCGGTTGCGCAGCCTAAAGAATGTCTATGGCGGTTTGCAGGACGAAGACCGGATGGTGGGCCTGTTCAACCACTGCATATTTGACCTGGACAGCCGGGCGCCCTCAATCGACACCCCCTTGCACGGGCTCCTGCCTTTCAAACATATCGACCACCTGCACCCGGACGCCCTTATTGCAGTTGCCGCCGCCGAAGACAGCGAAAAAGTTACCCGGGAAATCTGGGGCGACACCATGGGCTGGGTCCCCTGGCAGCGCCCGGGTTTTGACCTGGGGTTGCAACTCGAAAAATGCCTTGAGGAAAACCCGGGGATTCGCGGGATCGTCCTGGGGAGTCACGGGCTCTTTACCTGGGGGGACACCTCCTACGATTGCTACGTAAACAGTCTGGAAGTCATCGAGATGGCCTCCGAATACATCGCCGGGAAAATAGAGGAGCAGGGACAGGTCTTCGGCGGCCAAAAAGTGGCCCCGCTGCCGGCCGATAAACGGAAAGACCAGGCAGCCCTGCTCATGCCGCTGCTCCGCGGGCTCTGTTCCTCCCACCGGCGGATGATCGGGCATTTCAATGACTCGGAGCCGGTACTGGAGTTTGCCGGTAGCCGCGACCTGGGCAGGCTGGCCCCCATGGGGACTTCCTGCCCGGACCACTTTTTGCGGACCAAGATCCAGCCGCTCGTCCTGGAACTCGCCCCGGACGAGGACCTGACCGACCCGGAGGCCACCCTGGCCAAACTCGAGCCGGCTTTTGAACAATACCGACGGGAGTATGCCGAATACTACGAGACCTGCAAGCGGGAAAACAGCCCGGCCATGCGGGATCCGAACCCGGTGATCATCCTCTATCCCGGGGTGGGCATGTTCAGCTTCTCCAAAGACAAACAGACCACCCGGGTTGCCAGCGAATTCTACATCAATGCCATCAACGTGATGCGGGGGGCGGAAGCGATATCCGCCTATACGTCCCTGCCCCGGCAGGAGGCCTTTGATATCGAATACTGGCTGTTGGAGGAAGCCAAACTCCAGCGCATGCCAAAACCCAAAGTCCTTTCCGGCAAGGTGGCCCTGGTCACCGGTTCCGGGGGTGGGATTGGCAAGGCCATCGCCGATAAACTGGCAGCGGAGGGCGCCAACATCGTCCTTACGGATATTGCCGAAGACCGCCTGAAAGAAGCCCTGGGAACCTACAAGCGCGACCAGGCAGTGTCCGCCGTCTGCGATGTCACGAGCCGCAACTCCATCCGGGACGCCTTCAAAAAAGCCACCCTTGCCTTTGGGGGCGTGGATATCGTGGTCCACAGTGCCGGTCTCGCCATTTCCAAGCCGCTGAACGAAACCACGGAAAAAGATTGGGACCTGCTGCAGGATGTGCTGGTAAAGGGACAGTTTGAACTCGCCCAGGAGGCAACGGGAATCATGCGCAAACAGGGTCTCGGCGGTGATTTTATCAGCATCGCCAGCAAAAACGGCCTGGTGGCCGGCCCCAACAATGTGGGCTATGGAACCGCCAAAGCCGCCCAACAACACATGGTACGCCTGCTGGCCGCCGAACTGGGCCCGGAGAAAATCCGGGTGAATACAGTCAACCCGGATGGGGTCATCGTAGGAAGCAAGATCTGGGAAGGCAAATGGGCCGAAGGACGCGCCAAAGCCTACGGCATAGAAGTGGAAGAACTTCCGGCCTTCTATGCAAAGCGCAACCTGATGAATGAAATTATTTATCCGGAGGATATCGCCGCCGGGGTCTTTTCTCTGGTCGGCATTTTGGAGAAGTCCACCGGGAACATTATCAACGTGGACGGGGGCATGGCCAATGCCTTCACCCGTTAA